The DNA region GATTTAGCAAGTTTAGTAGAGAGCTAAGAAGCCATTTCTGCTTTCCCATTCAAGTTCTGAGAAACTGCTACTTACCAACAATTTTATCAACTGTATCATGATCATCAAAAGTTACAAAAGCAAATCCTCTCTTTTTTCCACTCTGCCTGTCTTCCATAACTTCTATGGTTTCAATCTTGCCATACTTTTCAAAGTAGTCTCTCAAATTATATTcttctgtatcttctttaatACCACCAACAAAAATTTTCTTCACTGTTAGATGGGCACCAGGCTTTACAGAatcctacaaataaaaaatatgtaagttaaaaaaaaaccctcaaaaattcTGCAACAATTTCACACGTCACACAACATGGTATTATTAAAATACCTCTCTAGAAACAGCTCTCTTTGGTTCCACTACACGCCCATCAACCTTGTGTGGTCGAGCACACATTGCTGCATCCACCTCTTCAACACAAGAGTAAGTAACAAAACCAAAGCCCCTGGAACGTTTTGTTTGCGGGTCTCTCATCacctacaaaacaaaaattttaaagcactgaaACACACCTAAACAGGTCCTCTGCCCTCTTTCAAGAACCTTTTGTTCCCTTAATAACTTACCACACAATCTGTAAGTGTGCCCCATTTCTCAAAATGTTCTCTTAAGCTATCATCTGTAGTTTCAAAGCTCAGACCACCAATaaacagttttctcaactgtTCTGGTTCCTTTGGATCATGACCCTGAGGAAACAaaccaatatattttaattatgtcGTTTAGTAGGTAAATGCAAAGATGCACAAGCCTTTTAATCTCCTACAAATAAACTTTTAACATCAAATTCCTGTACCATTAACACTTTCTCCAGTTAAAAACTGGAGTAGGATCACACACATCAACTGATTAAAGGGACCAAGAAAACCTATAACCAGACTTTGAAATGCCAAcatcacttaaaaattaaattgaagtcCAAGATAATTCCAGAATCAAAAGTCCCGAAATTCTGAGCTACAACTACAAGTGTCTGGGGACAGATTATTTTAGAAGTGGCTACTGAGAAACCAGTTTCTAAGAAACCAGAAGTGTTGTAAATGCAGTGTTTCATCTATGCCATTTCTTCTCTCGTCTTCCCTCCTGAGTCTACACCCCCAAAAGCATATAATTATAAACCACAAGACTGTGAACTACAACTTAAAAATGGAGTTCACCACTTTCAAGCaaataaaaaggtgaaaataagTGTTTCTCAATGAAAGGCTAAACCAgcatttcccccccaaaaaaactatgGAAAAAACCAGCCACgtaaaaattttctatttgcaTTTGTACCACGTgccaaaaatgttttcaaaaccaACATTTTACTGGGTCACAAAAAGGGCAGTTTGGACTTACGTTAGGTATACTGTCTGACAAGGAACacagtaaaaaagaaattgagatttaaaaaaaattaagatatggCCTGAACTGTTTTACAACTTAACTAGTTCTTTAACAAATCACATAACTACCACTtaatacatatatgcattaagaCAACTTTCATCCGAAGTCCTTAAATAGAGGCACTCACATTTACATTCTAAGATCTTCCTGTGTCTTCTAAAAGGAGAGACGTTAAGGCATTTAATATGAAGAGACTGTCACATGCCacgaaaaaatgttaaatgattaaTAGCCTAAAGCGTTTATTCACTTAGTCTCATCTTTTCAAGTCCCGGTTAAATACATCTAATTAACAATACACAAAGTtgagagaaagaaacaataacCCACATGAAATTatcccaaacaaatgaaaaattcgACTCTGGTTGCAGTCCTCTGAAACAAAATTACAAGAAAGTACAACCTGAGCCGACCCATCAGAATAGGAAAAACGAAGGTGAAAAAATTCAACTTCCTATTTTACACCCACACTATGAGATGGGGCACTTCACCCACATGGAACGAAGCTACGTAAGGACTTTAGCAAAAACGGCAGATCAAGAAGTACTTTaaaacagcaaaattaaaaaaaaattattttcaaccgAGTGCTGCGAGGAACAGAACGGGACGTAAAATTCTCCTTAGCGATCTTTAAGGCCTGGAAACGCGATGGGAGAACATCACTGAAAACACTAGGCCCCAAGCTTCGAGGCCGTTTGCAGCATTCTCTGCTGGGCcgcctcctccctcttccttccaatCCCACGCTCTCTCTCCCGGCGGCGGAGCCAGGCGGCGGCCATTGCGTGCCAATGCGCCATTTCGTAACGCGGCAGCGGATCAATGTCAATGTGGCCGCCGCCCGCCTGCTCGCTCGCCCGGATGTGCCTGctcgtcccctcccctcccccaccgcctcCTCCCAACTGCTCCCGCCGAGGCCCGCCATGCCGCCCTCGGCCTCGAATGGGAGGCCGCGCGGCCGGCGGGCCAGTTCCCCTCCCGAGGTCTCCCCAGCCACACCGCGCCTCCGAGGAACCACTTGTGCAGCCCAAGGAGACGGCAAGGCTGGCGAGAAGCCCCAAGGAAGCCTCCGAggcccgctcccctccccctcctgccgcCCGTCTCAACGCAGAGCGCGGGAGGGCCGACCCAGTCCACCcggcctccccactcccaccgaGCCCGGCCCCCCCTTGCCGGCCACTACCCAGCAACCCCCCGCTCTCCCCCTAATACCTCCTCCCCCCGGCGGCGACGGCGACGGCCGGAGTCGGGCTGGGGGCGGCCGGGCGGCGGTTTTACCTCCATTTTGAGACCGGACTCGCCTCTTCCAACTCGAGTTCAATATGGGACCGAGAGGAAGAGGCGGGGCTAGCCGTCACGTGACGCGCTTTTCGCGCGCCGCCGGCCTAATGGGGGAGGGGCGAGTTGGGAAGGGGCGCGGCCAGCTGGGCGCGAAGAGGGACTGGACGAGCGGGTTGGTTGGCAGGGGACGGGGGCGTGGCAGGCCCCGGGAGCGCGCGCGCCTCGCTAACTTCCAGTGCGGCACCGCCCTTGCCGCCGTTCGCGCCCGGGCGGCTGCAAGGACGTCAGCTAGGCTTTCGCCAATGGTCGGTGCCCACGTCGGGAGAATGCCTCGTGACCGCGCGTCACCGGAGAAAAAGGcctgtttccctttcttctcgcgcttctttcccctcccccacgtgGGCCTTTCCGTCTCCATTATCGAATTCATTTCATTCAGGCGCCTGGATAAAACCACGTTTTCCCTTCTTGTACTTTAGGGTTGTAAGAAAGCCCTCTCGGCCCCTCGGCGTCTCCTCGCACGTTTCCAAATGGCAAGGCCTGGTGTCCGTGACTGTGATGCCCACTGTGAGGGCCCGCACTGAAAGTCCCTGACACTGACATATGTGAATCATGGGCATCTTGGAAAGGCCTCAAAACGTGGCTGAAACACTGAAATTTCACCCTTAATGAGCTGAGGCAAGACCGGTCGAGGTCAGTTAATTAGGTACTCACTGATATCTCAAGAAATATGTCGGCACTATTTTCTTACACTTATAGTTACTGTGGAAGGAGCCGAAGGAACTGTTCTCGTGGACTGGATTTAAGGAATGATTTACAAGATTGCTAGAAGTAAGAGCACCAGATATACTCCCTATTCGCGAGTGATTTTTACCTAATTATTTTCACGTGTGAAGTAAAACAAGCTCAAAGAGTTGATCTAATTCTTTCTTGGCCTCCCAAGTGACTTTACGTCATTTGACCTTACTGAGCtttagttttagaatttttttttaatgaaaatggggATAAGATTTGGTGATCTTCAACACCTATGACAGCTGTAAGGTAATAATCTGTGGATCCGTATTGAAGCAAAGGTGCTGGTAAAAGTGACCACAGTTGACAGGTCTCCCTACCATGCTAAGAAATGCCCTATATTTTAATATAGCATTCCATACGAGCATCTCATTTAGAATTGATCAGGCCCTCCCTTGGAAAGATTAGAAATCTAATCAGTTATATTCTAAGTTGTTTGAAAAGCAGGTTGTTAACCAGTGGGGAATGGTCAGCTCAGagtttggggaagaaaatgagCACAAAGAATAACAGTTGTTGATGTTTATCTAGCATTGCCCAAGTGGAATAGTGTTTGATTTGGGAGACACGAACAAAAGGTACTCTGTTCTGGGGCAGAAACCAGTCACCAGACCTTACTGTATCTTGGATGAAAACAACCCTCCAAGCAAAGTAACCCTCCTCTGGTTGCTCTGATTCTATTATCAGAAGCAAATTATTACATATTCTGCTTATCAGGTACTCCTGATAGCCAACAATAGTATTTGAGATATTGGGAAAATTTCTACTCTTAGTGTCTCGTTAATATGTAAAAGCTTTGTGAGTTTGATTACTATGAAATAGTCTTGAATAACTTGGTCACTTCTGAGCATGTAGAAAAACGTGACGTTAAAGACCTTAGGGAGATGGTATTCAAACCAAGGTACCTATGAGAAACTGCAAGAAAACTGATCACTTGGCTTCACTTTAGTGCATGTTTGTCTAGTTGTTTTCTAACCAAGTTATTTCTAATCAATAACTTCTGTTATTCTTTCTTTGAATTGTATGAAGTTTTCATATTAATTTGAGAAATGGTGGGGGATGGGATACTAAGTACTTCCATCCAGGAACACAGTATGTCAGTCCAtttgttcaggtcttttgtcctACAGTAAAATGTGGATTCCTCCCAGATATGTTGTTCACACAGATTCTGTAGTTTTTAGACATTAgctattttttatgcttttatctAAGCCTCCTCTCCAGCTCCGGGGCCACGTGGTATCTCGTATAAATATCCCTGTTGGAGTTCTTGACCCTGTTGGACACAGACTTGAACCTTGGCTGTTTTCTATCCTTGTAACCCTGGCTGTTTTTGAaatgtgagagacagagagtaTATGGGGTAGGGAGCAGAGGACAAGGGTCctagggtgggatggggtggcagACTGATTTTATGAATAATCTATATCAGGGCCTCTCAACTTCTTTCACATCACAACATATAGAGaaaatgctaatttaaaaaaaaatttattttatgtatttatttttggctgcgttgggtctatgttgctgtgcacgggctttctctagttgcagcgagcgggggctactcttcgttgcggtgcgcgggcttctcattgcagtggcttctcttgttgccaagcacgggctctaggtacgcgggcttcagtagttgcggggcatgagctcagtagttgtggctcgcaggctctagagcacaggctcagtagctgtggcgcacaggcttagttgctccgcggcatgtgggatcttcacagaccagggattgaacctgtgtcccctgcattagcaggtggattcttaaccacttcaccaccaggggaATCCTAGAAAATGCTAATTTTTGTACAGCACACTAGGTTACATAAAAGAAGAGATTTAGAGGCATCTAaatgatggtaaaaaaaaattatcacattttctttaaattaaataattatgatAAAGTAAAATACAGTGTATTAGGGAAgatattaaaaattgaatttggataaaactttcaaataaaaattttccacATGTTTTAATAATTGACTTGAATTTGTTCCTGTGAATATACTTTGATATTAGATTTTATGGTTGAAATGACTTTATTCAGTTTCTgatctagacttttttttttgttttgcggtacgggggactctcactgttgtggcctctcccgttgcggagcacaggctccggattcgcaggctcagtggccatggctcatgggcccagccactccgtggcatgtggaatcttcccggactggggcatgaatccatgtcccctgcatcggcaggcggactcttaaccactgcgccaccagggaagcccatgatctAGACTTTTTTAATGATAAACTCATATTCTGAATAGTAATTATCAGTGAGGGACTCTGATCACCTAAGAGAGTgggtgataaaatatttaaaaccattttataCAACCGTTCAAAATGTacaattgggggcttccctggtggcacagtggttgagagtccgcctgccgatgcaggggacacgggttcgtgccccggtccgggaagattccacatgctgcggagcggctgggcccgtgtgccatggctgctgagcctgtgcgtctggagcctgtgctccacaacgggagaggccacaacagtgagaggcccgcgtaccgcaaaaaaaaaaaaaaaaaaaagtacaattgtaattatatttaaagaataacAATTCTTACAACTCTTCCTTTTAGTTTATTAACAAATATGTTGCAATTTCATAAGATAATGCAAATGAATTTCAATCCCAATAGTACATTTTTAGTACATTTTTATATCAAGATTTCCACATTGAAACTCTAGCTTTCAGAACATGCATGCATTGTCAATAGCTAACCTGGGCCCTATTCAAAGACTGTACTGCTGCAAAGGGATAGAGATGGCCAGTATATGTTTAGACAGATATTAAAGGCATTGCCTGGAGCTGAGCCCACCAGAAAACTACACTCTGCCAAGGCTCCTCTCTCATCCCCTGACAGATTACCCCTGAGGCTGTGTGCTGTGCCCCGTGGGTCTCCTGCATTGGCTCCAGGATCTTCGGTCCATGACAGGCAGTGGGATGCTTTGCAGATAGATGCCAGATGTGGCATCTTCTTGGCCGCATGCAGACAGCAGAACTGTAAGTGCTGGTTGCTTCTTTGGCATACACCTCAGACTGCTCTGCACAGGTGCCTGAGGAGACCTAAACAAGGCTGCTCATGGCCAGAGGTAGTAGCCCAAAGGGCTCTGGCTGCCCCCGACTGCTCTCAACTGCCCCGTGCAGGAGGGGCCAATTTCTCACTTACATTCAGGACACCAGCACACCAAAGTCCACCAGTTAGGAAGCTCTGTCTGTATTATGTGCctcattttatgaatgaggaagcTGTTTTACAGGTCAAGgcggtgatttttttccccaaaattaagAGCAAATATGACAGAGTcagaactgaaagaaagaaaagagaaattgaatgaaaatattttcgaCAGGAGGAGGGTAATTCTTAGAAGGGAGGAATTGTAATATACTATAAGCTTTGTTATCTGCCACTATATTCAGAACATGctaatagctttatttttctaaattcttggtttttaaatgagtatatgaagtaaaacacaaaacaaaacaaacatctcTCCCCCCAAATCCTATTACACAGATTTGACTGCAGTCAATGTAACTTGGTACATACACTTTTACGTTCTCTTCTAGGCCTAATCAAagccttaaatatatataaatgtgtatacataGCCATATCTGTTTCATTACAGAACATATAAAACTATCTAGATCTGAAATTTCCTTTTTACCACCCACTTACCAAACCAGTCATTTATTGaactcttactatgtgccaggagaTTCTGGCTGCTGGAAATTCACCATGGTCACTCACGTTATTGAACACTTACCCTGTACCTTGCACTGTTGTAAGCACCTTATGTTCTTGATCTCACTTAATTCCCATAGCAACCTTAGGAGTAGGccttattattattgtcattttttttaggtGAGTAAACTAGGGCTTAGAAAGTTGAATAAATTGACCGGGGCCATATAGCCTCTACAACTAAGGAGATGAGGTAGAATGTCATGTCATAgctgtatttacattttaatattcttgGAAGTAacaacattttcttaaaagattttcCGTCATGCATCTGTCATGTTCGCTACCTTTTTTCATCATGTCTCCAGAGACTGGATGGCTCATAGTAagcaattcatttatttgttgttgaataaataagtgaatgaacaatgaatgaaatttttgGGTCCCCTTCAGTGCTCtgcaggacctactgtataatttGTGGGCctagtgcaaaatgaaaatgcagggccccttcctcaaaaattattaaaaatttcaagacagtgacacCTGAGCATTAAGCCAAGCCAGGACCCTTATGAATGCAGGGCCCTGTACAACCTTGATGCTGGCCCTGGTGCCTAGTGTAGTGCCCTGTCTAGAGCAGGCTCTCAGTCTCTTTTGgatgatttattcatttttcattttgtgatCTACCTCCACTTCCTCATCAGCCACTCATTTCTTATGTGTTCAGAATCTAGTTTCTGCCCCAGGTTATGGAAATTCTTTCTCCAAAGTCACAAAAGACTATCTAGCTGTCaaattaatttccctattctCAATGTTAATCCTCCTGTTTTAGTCATTTCAGGCTGCTTTAACAAAATATCATTGACTGGgtgaactaaaaaacaaacatttatttgtcaCAGTTCGAGAGGCTGGGAAGCCTATCAGGATGCTAGCATGATCagattctggtgagagccctcttgctggtttgcagatggctgtcttctcactgtgtcttcatatggcagagagaaggagagagagagagaaccagtgAGAGCATGAGCACTAgctcttgtgtttcttctttataaggacactaatcccattatggGGACTttaccttcatgacctaattacctgcTAAAGGCCCACCACATTGGGATTAGGATCTCAGcaaatgaattttggggagacacaagcATGCAGTCCATTAACACCTCCCTAACCCAGGGATTGACATTACTGCCTATCCCTCCTTTTGGTGTTCTCCTCTCTTGTCTTTATTAAGAACATTGATTCTCTTTTTCAGTACTGTCCCTGCTTCCTTTTGGAGCtttccctctttcatttcctcctctccctcccataAGGTTTTGTTAACACTGAGGTATGGAACCTCTGGAGGGACTTTGTGAAGTGTATCCATTGCTCTCCCTGGAGTGGCCACTTTCCCTGGGAAAAATGTGAATGGTATACATGCCTGAGAACCCTCAAGCATGGGATATTGATGTCTGGTTAA from Lagenorhynchus albirostris chromosome 6, mLagAlb1.1, whole genome shotgun sequence includes:
- the HNRNPA3 gene encoding heterogeneous nuclear ribonucleoprotein A3 isoform X3, translated to MEVKPPPGRPQPDSGRRRRRRGEEGHDPKEPEQLRKLFIGGLSFETTDDSLREHFEKWGTLTDCVVMRDPQTKRSRGFGFVTYSCVEEVDAAMCARPHKVDGRVVEPKRAVSREDSVKPGAHLTVKKIFVGGIKEDTEEYNLRDYFEKYGKIETIEVMEDRQSGKKRGFAFVTFDDHDTVDKIVVQKYHTINGHNCEVKKALSKQEMQSAGSQRGRGGGSGNFMGRGGNFGGGGGNFGRGGNFGGRGGYGGGGGGSRGSYGGGDGGYNGFGGDGNYGGGGSYNDFGNYSGQQQSNYGPMKGGSFGGRSSGSPYGGGYGSGGGSGGYGSRRF